From the genome of Pyxidicoccus trucidator, one region includes:
- a CDS encoding NAD(P)-dependent alcohol dehydrogenase gives MQAAHQTTAALTAASTGDAAGAMRAVVHRRYGTPDVLELGETERPVPGDEDVLVHVHAAAVTIGDHHMVTGKPYLVRLSPYGGLPGPRNKVPGGALAGRVHAVGAKVTGFRAGDEVFGQAMAGAFAEYAVVPAAALVLKPHNLSMEEAATVPWAATALQGLREAGQVTAGQRVLINGASGGVGTWAVQIARALGAEVTAVCSARNAELVRSLGAAEVIDYAKEDFVGGGARFDVMLDLVGNRALSDCLRVLNPKGVYVACGGGGGDWLGPLPRFAGMGLRSLFSSQRLRTFFSDPKQKELLFLKELVEAGKARPVIERSWALSEIAEALRHVGEGHSRGQSVVRVAG, from the coding sequence ATGCAGGCAGCCCACCAGACCACCGCGGCGCTCACCGCCGCATCCACCGGGGACGCAGCCGGGGCCATGCGCGCGGTCGTCCATCGCCGGTACGGCACGCCGGACGTGCTGGAGCTCGGGGAGACGGAGCGTCCCGTCCCCGGCGACGAAGACGTCCTCGTCCACGTGCACGCGGCCGCGGTGACCATCGGCGACCATCACATGGTGACGGGGAAGCCGTACCTGGTCCGGCTCAGCCCGTACGGCGGCCTGCCAGGCCCCCGCAACAAGGTGCCGGGTGGGGCGCTCGCGGGCCGCGTCCACGCGGTCGGCGCGAAGGTCACGGGCTTCCGCGCGGGCGACGAGGTCTTCGGTCAGGCCATGGCGGGCGCGTTCGCGGAGTACGCGGTGGTGCCTGCGGCGGCGCTCGTGCTCAAGCCCCACAACCTCTCGATGGAAGAGGCCGCGACCGTTCCCTGGGCGGCCACCGCGCTGCAGGGGCTCCGTGAAGCAGGCCAGGTCACCGCGGGGCAGCGCGTTCTCATCAATGGTGCGTCCGGCGGCGTGGGGACGTGGGCGGTGCAAATCGCGCGCGCACTTGGCGCTGAGGTGACGGCTGTCTGCAGCGCGCGCAATGCGGAGCTGGTGCGCTCGCTCGGCGCGGCCGAAGTGATTGACTACGCGAAGGAGGACTTCGTCGGGGGCGGTGCCCGCTTCGACGTGATGCTGGACCTCGTCGGCAACCGAGCGCTGTCGGACTGCCTGCGCGTGTTGAACCCGAAGGGCGTCTACGTCGCGTGCGGGGGTGGCGGCGGCGATTGGCTCGGGCCACTGCCCCGGTTCGCGGGCATGGGACTCCGGTCTCTCTTCTCCAGCCAGCGGCTCAGGACGTTCTTCTCTGACCCGAAGCAGAAGGAGCTGCTGTTCCTCAAGGAACTGGTGGAGGCCGGCAAGGCCAGGCCCGTCATCGAGCGTTCGTGGGCGCTGAGTGAAATCGCCGAAGCGCTGCGCCATGTGGGCGAAGGACACAGCCGCGGCCAGTCGGTCGTCCGCGTCGCGGGTTGA